One Triticum dicoccoides isolate Atlit2015 ecotype Zavitan chromosome 5B, WEW_v2.0, whole genome shotgun sequence genomic window carries:
- the LOC119307074 gene encoding CBBY-like protein isoform X2 — translation MPPAPGIAPDGPRKGPFLRPRLLRPAPSPRGRLPELSPPSPADAAPVLLPAVGRPRRAGARRAPRSRRSSCRCLPLWLPPGFQSFQNLGLDCANWTEPIYADLVRKSSGDEERMLVLFFDRIGWPTSLPTSEKGSFTKSVLREKLKALEKLSASDDLPLRPGVEKFIDDALSEGVPLAILATYGRNGEKISRSIVEKLGPERTSKINIVGKEEVERSLYGQLVLGEGVASSLDEQLTKEVQKAASAEKQRIAEEVASLLKLSIDINTASKSSEKIIATLRAGAEYVGCDVQNCILVAGSQPSVIAAERIGMPCIVVRSSLTARAEFHSAKAVMDGFGDTDLTVSKLLSKRWA, via the exons atgCCTCCTGCTCCGGGCATCGCCCCCGACGGACCCCGGAAAGGCCCCTTCCTCCGTCCACGCCTCCTccgccccgctccctctccgcgcGGCCGCCTCCCCGAGCTCAGCCCGCCGTCTCCGGCCGATGCCGCTCCGGTGCTCCTCCCCGCCGTCGGGAGGCCCCGCCGAGCCGGGGCTCGCCGTGCTCCTCGAAGTCGAAGG AGTTCTTGCAGATGTCTACCGCTTTGGCTACCGCCAGGCTTTCAAT CATTTCAAAATCTTGGCTTGGATTGTGCGAATTGGACAGAGCCAATATATGCTGATTTAGTGAG GAAATCTAGTGGCGACGAGGAAAGGATGCTGGTGCTGTTCTTTGACAGG ATTGGCTGGCCTACATCTCTGCCAACTAGTGAGAAAGGGTCATTTACAAAAAGTGTTCTTCGTGAGAAG TTGAAAGCTTTGGAAAAGCTCTCTGCTTCTGATGACTTACCACTGCGTCCCGGAGTTGAGAA GTTCATCGATGATGCCCTTAGTGAGGGTGTGCCTCTAGCCATATTGGCAACATATGGCAGAAATGGAGAGAAGATTTCAAG ATCAATAGTTGAGAAGTTAGGCCCTGAGAGAACGTCAAAAATAAACATTGTTGGAAAAGAGGAGGTTGAAAGAAGCCTTTATGGGCAGCTTGTTCTTGGTGAAGGAGTTGCCTCCAGTTTGGATGAACAACTTACCAAGGAAGTACAAAAGGCTG CTTCTGCAGAGAAACAGAGGATAGCAGAAGAGGTTGCATCACTTCTAAAACTCAGCATTGACATTAACACAGCATCTAAAAG TTCCGAGAAGATAATAGCCACGCTGCGAGCTGGGGCCGAATATGTGGGATGCGACGTGCAAAACTGCATCCTTGTAGCGGGCAGCCAACCCAGCGTCATCGCAGCCGAGCGCATTGGCATGCCGTGCATAGTTGTCCGGAGCAG CCTAACCGCGAGAGCAGAATTTCACTCCGCGAAGGCCGTCATGGATGGATTCGGTGACACGGACCTGACAGTATCGAAACTACTGAGTAAGAGGTGGGCTTAA
- the LOC119307074 gene encoding CBBY-like protein isoform X1, producing the protein MPPAPGIAPDGPRKGPFLRPRLLRPAPSPRGRLPELSPPSPADAAPVLLPAVGRPRRAGARRAPRSRRSSCRCLPLWLPPGFQCRCGQSFQNLGLDCANWTEPIYADLVRKSSGDEERMLVLFFDRIGWPTSLPTSEKGSFTKSVLREKLKALEKLSASDDLPLRPGVEKFIDDALSEGVPLAILATYGRNGEKISRSIVEKLGPERTSKINIVGKEEVERSLYGQLVLGEGVASSLDEQLTKEVQKAASAEKQRIAEEVASLLKLSIDINTASKSSEKIIATLRAGAEYVGCDVQNCILVAGSQPSVIAAERIGMPCIVVRSSLTARAEFHSAKAVMDGFGDTDLTVSKLLSKRWA; encoded by the exons atgCCTCCTGCTCCGGGCATCGCCCCCGACGGACCCCGGAAAGGCCCCTTCCTCCGTCCACGCCTCCTccgccccgctccctctccgcgcGGCCGCCTCCCCGAGCTCAGCCCGCCGTCTCCGGCCGATGCCGCTCCGGTGCTCCTCCCCGCCGTCGGGAGGCCCCGCCGAGCCGGGGCTCGCCGTGCTCCTCGAAGTCGAAGG AGTTCTTGCAGATGTCTACCGCTTTGGCTACCGCCAGGCTTTCAATGTAGGTGCGGACAAT CATTTCAAAATCTTGGCTTGGATTGTGCGAATTGGACAGAGCCAATATATGCTGATTTAGTGAG GAAATCTAGTGGCGACGAGGAAAGGATGCTGGTGCTGTTCTTTGACAGG ATTGGCTGGCCTACATCTCTGCCAACTAGTGAGAAAGGGTCATTTACAAAAAGTGTTCTTCGTGAGAAG TTGAAAGCTTTGGAAAAGCTCTCTGCTTCTGATGACTTACCACTGCGTCCCGGAGTTGAGAA GTTCATCGATGATGCCCTTAGTGAGGGTGTGCCTCTAGCCATATTGGCAACATATGGCAGAAATGGAGAGAAGATTTCAAG ATCAATAGTTGAGAAGTTAGGCCCTGAGAGAACGTCAAAAATAAACATTGTTGGAAAAGAGGAGGTTGAAAGAAGCCTTTATGGGCAGCTTGTTCTTGGTGAAGGAGTTGCCTCCAGTTTGGATGAACAACTTACCAAGGAAGTACAAAAGGCTG CTTCTGCAGAGAAACAGAGGATAGCAGAAGAGGTTGCATCACTTCTAAAACTCAGCATTGACATTAACACAGCATCTAAAAG TTCCGAGAAGATAATAGCCACGCTGCGAGCTGGGGCCGAATATGTGGGATGCGACGTGCAAAACTGCATCCTTGTAGCGGGCAGCCAACCCAGCGTCATCGCAGCCGAGCGCATTGGCATGCCGTGCATAGTTGTCCGGAGCAG CCTAACCGCGAGAGCAGAATTTCACTCCGCGAAGGCCGTCATGGATGGATTCGGTGACACGGACCTGACAGTATCGAAACTACTGAGTAAGAGGTGGGCTTAA
- the LOC119307074 gene encoding CBBY-like protein isoform X3, translating to MAAAAAARCLLLRASPPTDPGKAPSSVHASSAPLPLRAAASPSSARRLRPMPLRCSSPPSGGPAEPGLAVLLEVEGVLADVYRFGYRQAFNVAFQNLGLDCANWTEPIYADLVRKSSGDEERMLVLFFDRIGWPTSLPTSEKGSFTKSVLREKLKALEKLSASDDLPLRPGVEKFIDDALSEGVPLAILATYGRNGEKISRSIVEKLGPERTSKINIVGKEEVERSLYGQLVLGEGVASSLDEQLTKEVQKAASAEKQRIAEEVASLLKLSIDINTASKSSEKIIATLRAGAEYVGCDVQNCILVAGSQPSVIAAERIGMPCIVVRSR from the exons atggccgccgccgccgccgcacgatgCCTCCTGCTCCGGGCATCGCCCCCGACGGACCCCGGAAAGGCCCCTTCCTCCGTCCACGCCTCCTccgccccgctccctctccgcgcGGCCGCCTCCCCGAGCTCAGCCCGCCGTCTCCGGCCGATGCCGCTCCGGTGCTCCTCCCCGCCGTCGGGAGGCCCCGCCGAGCCGGGGCTCGCCGTGCTCCTCGAAGTCGAAGG AGTTCTTGCAGATGTCTACCGCTTTGGCTACCGCCAGGCTTTCAATGTAG CATTTCAAAATCTTGGCTTGGATTGTGCGAATTGGACAGAGCCAATATATGCTGATTTAGTGAG GAAATCTAGTGGCGACGAGGAAAGGATGCTGGTGCTGTTCTTTGACAGG ATTGGCTGGCCTACATCTCTGCCAACTAGTGAGAAAGGGTCATTTACAAAAAGTGTTCTTCGTGAGAAG TTGAAAGCTTTGGAAAAGCTCTCTGCTTCTGATGACTTACCACTGCGTCCCGGAGTTGAGAA GTTCATCGATGATGCCCTTAGTGAGGGTGTGCCTCTAGCCATATTGGCAACATATGGCAGAAATGGAGAGAAGATTTCAAG ATCAATAGTTGAGAAGTTAGGCCCTGAGAGAACGTCAAAAATAAACATTGTTGGAAAAGAGGAGGTTGAAAGAAGCCTTTATGGGCAGCTTGTTCTTGGTGAAGGAGTTGCCTCCAGTTTGGATGAACAACTTACCAAGGAAGTACAAAAGGCTG CTTCTGCAGAGAAACAGAGGATAGCAGAAGAGGTTGCATCACTTCTAAAACTCAGCATTGACATTAACACAGCATCTAAAAG TTCCGAGAAGATAATAGCCACGCTGCGAGCTGGGGCCGAATATGTGGGATGCGACGTGCAAAACTGCATCCTTGTAGCGGGCAGCCAACCCAGCGTCATCGCAGCCGAGCGCATTGGCATGCCGTGCATAGTTGTCCGGAGCAGGTGA